The bacterium genome includes the window TCAGGTGGTTTCTCTGCAGTTCATGCTCTTTCCGCCCGTGGGATTCAAGAATGACCTCCAGTTGGAAGTGCACCGCAGCGCCTTCCTCTAGGAAGTTGGTGTTGCCCTGGGTCGGATTGAGAAGATGAATGCATTCATGGGCAAGTTGACAGGGAACATTTGGCGGATGAGTGATCACGTTCTGGCCAAGCACGACAATCACCGTCGAGAGATCATCATTCCGAAAGCAAATCCGCGGGCCGTCGGATTCAATTCGAATATCGTGCGCAATCGTAAACCGCATATCTCTGGTCCCATAGAGCGACTCTGCGCGACTGAGCAACTCGGGCAAGCGCTTGGTGGCCTCAACCATCGCGTCATGCGCTGTGATCATCTTGACTTTGTCTCCCTGCCCAACGGTTTGCGCATGAGCGGCGGTCGTTTCCGCTGATGTCAATCCTAGCGTGCAACTGTCCGCTCGATGCGCTGGTTAGCCATCACCCGATGCAGGCTTCAACGAACTTGACCCCCAGAGGAGTGAGCACGACCGCGTCGGTTCCCTTGTAGATGGTCAGCGGTTCAGAGCCCATCTTCACTCCGCCCTTGAGAATCGCCGGCCCGACGCACTGCATGCGCATCAAGTTGTGGATGCTGACCTGGTACTGTGCGTCGTCGATTCCAGCGATTGAGGCTATCTGCTCCCTGGTGAGGCTGTAGTTGGACAGCTGGCCCAAGTCCGCCAGCTTTCCCTCGCGATCAAGAACCCCGTAGAACTTGTTGAGGATACTCGCCTCGGCCGCCGTGATGTTCCTGATCATGTCGATGAAGCCGTATCGTAGCTCGCCATTGAACGACGGGTCCATCGCGTTGGCGAGTAGCTGGCTCCAGAGCTTCTGCAGGCTCTCGTCCTCCTCGAGACTCCCCTCCTCGAAAATGGGTAGTGCGAGCTTTGGCGGAACAGGCCTCGTCTCGTCGACGCCTCGCTCAGCCAGAATGTGAGTGACCTCATCCGACATGGAGACCATGCGCTGCCAGCGGACGAATCGAAGGCGGTCGGTGACCATGCCAGCGACCTCATCTATGGAATCCCTGAAGACGCGGGCAAAGAACCCGCCAACCTTCTCCGACACTTCGAGCGACTTCTCACCGAGGCTGGCTACTCCCTGAACTGCCTTGGCAATCTCCTCGACTTCATTCATCGATCCCCCCGTTGATGGCTAACAATGATTATTGTGCAACCGTGCGTGATAGTACGCCAGAAATGGTGAATGTCAACTCTGTTCCTGTTATCACTAAGGTCTTTGAACGGGCAGGTATTGAGATAGATATCATTGCACGGCAAGACGTCGATATCTTTTCCACGGCGTGCTCAAGGTAACTGGCAACATGCAACTTCCCGTGGAGTTGGGCTCGTTGTTCGACGAGCCGCCGAAGGGCTAGATACAAAGCAAGGGGAAAAGT containing:
- a CDS encoding Abi-alpha family protein, whose translation is MNEVEEIAKAVQGVASLGEKSLEVSEKVGGFFARVFRDSIDEVAGMVTDRLRFVRWQRMVSMSDEVTHILAERGVDETRPVPPKLALPIFEEGSLEEDESLQKLWSQLLANAMDPSFNGELRYGFIDMIRNITAAEASILNKFYGVLDREGKLADLGQLSNYSLTREQIASIAGIDDAQYQVSIHNLMRMQCVGPAILKGGVKMGSEPLTIYKGTDAVVLTPLGVKFVEACIG